One region of Triticum aestivum cultivar Chinese Spring chromosome 6B, IWGSC CS RefSeq v2.1, whole genome shotgun sequence genomic DNA includes:
- the LOC123136798 gene encoding alpha/beta hydrolase domain-containing protein 17C, with translation MGGVTSTVAARFAFFPPSPPSYGIEPLPPPDAAGATAGEAKGEEGSVVVELTGVPRRANVEARRLRTKRGTDVVAVYARQTGAKLTLLYSHGNAADLGQMYELFVELSAHLNVNLMGYDYSGYGQSSGKPSEQNTYADIEAVYRCLIETYAASEENIILYGQSVGSGPTLDLASRLPRLRAVVVHSPILSGLRVMYPVKHTYWFDIYKNIDKIPLVSCPVLVIHGTADEVVDCSHGRALWELAKVKYEPLWVKGGNHCNLELYPEYIKHLKKFVGAIEKLPPPNDESPESSGASDRTQTEPEGTEEPRKSVDHREKTRPSIDHRKSTDRRDKPRGSTDRRDKSRKSVDNPDRPRASVDQPDRPRKSVDRFGGMMKAVRLRNIDCFKVPTTSSGS, from the exons ATGGGCGGCGTCACCTCGACGGTCGCGGCCCGCTTCGCCTTCTTCCCGCCCAGCCCGCCGTCCTACGGCATCGAGCCCCTGCCGCCGCCCGATGCCGCCGGGGCGACGGCCGGGGAGGCCAAGGGGGAGGAGGggagcgtggtggtggagctcacgGGGGTGCCGCGGAGGGCCAACGTGGAGGCGCGGCGGCTGCGGACCAAGCGGGGCACGGACGTGGTCGCCGTGTACGCGCGCCAGACCGGCGCCAAGCTCACGCTGCTCTACTCCCACGGCAACGCCGCCGACCTGGGCCAGATGTACGAGCTCTTCGTCGAGCTCAGCGCGCACCTCAACGTCAACCTCATGGg CTATGACTACTCTGGTTATGGACAATCTTCTGGAAAG CCCAGTGAGCAAAACACATATGCTGATATAGAGGCTGTTTACAGATGTCTCATAGAAACCTATGCAGCCTCTGAGGAAAATATCATTCTTTATGGCCAATCAGTGGGGAGTGGTCCTACTTTGGATTTGGCTTCACGTTTGCCTCGTTTGAGAGCAGTTGTTGTACATAGTCCAATTTTGTCTGGTTTAAGAGTGATGTATCCTGTAAAACATACATACTGGTTTGACATATATAAG AACATCGACAAAATTCCACTAGTCAGTTGCCCTGTTCTAGTGATTCAT GGTACAGCTGATGAGGTTGTCGACTGTTCTCATGGGAGGGCATTGTGGGAACTCGCTAAAGTAAAGTACGAGCCTCTATGGGTTAAAGGAGGAAACCACTGTAATTTGGAACTGTATCCAGAATACATTAAGCATCTAAAGAAGTTTGTTGGAGCCATAGAGAAACTGCCACCCCCAAATGATGAATCCCCAGAGAGCTCAGGTGCATCGGACCGTACCCAAACAGAGCCCGAAGGTACAGAGGAGCCAAGGAAAAGCGTAGACCATAGGGAGAAGACAAGGCCAAGCATAGATCATAGAAAGAGCACAGACCGTCGAGATAAACCAAGAGGCAGTACAGATAGGAGGGACAAAAGCAGAAAGAGTGTAGATAATCCTGACAGACCACGAGCTAGCGTTGATCAGCCCGATAGGCCAAGGAAAAGCGTTGACCG CTTTGGAGGGATGATGAAGGCTGTGAGGTTGCGCAACATCGACTGTTTCAAGGTACCGACAACGTCCTCCGGGAGCTGA